The sequence GGAAGCCGGTCCATTACTACAGCCTCGTCTCGTCACACGCTGAGTACAACGTGATTCCTGAACAGGCGGCGGTACGGTTACGGGAGGATTTTCCGCTCGATCGGGCTGCGTTACTCGGTTGTGCCGTCATGACCGGCTACGGCGGCGCTGTTCACGCGGGACGCATTAAACCGGAGACCAGCGTTGTGGTGATTGGCTGCGGCGCGGTAGGCCTCAGCGCAGTGCAGGGCGCTCGTATATCAGGGGCTTCTATTATCGTAGGCGTCGATATTAATCCGTTGAAGCTGCAGTGGGCGGAAAAGTTTGGTGCTACGCACGTTGTCAATAGCGCGGAAACTGATCCTGTCGAATTTGTGCATGACCTCACACAGGGACGGGGTGCCGATACCGCCATCGAAGCTGCAGGTCAGAACATCTCGATTCGACAGACATTAGAGGCATCACGCCCCGGCGCACGCGTCGTCATTCTTGGAAAGACTCCGTACGGGGAAGAGGTTTCATTCCCCTTCCACATCATGATGGGAGAACGTGAAATCGTGCGTACCTCATACGGGATGAGTCGGCCGCGCGTTGATTTTCCACGCTTGGCAAACCTGTATATGGAAGGGCGACTCCTACTCGATGAGATGATCTCTATGCGACTATCGTTGGAAGAAATTAACGACGGCTTCGATGCCCTAGAGCAGGGTGGCGTGGCGCGGTCACTGGTCGTTTGCGATCCGTAGTGTTACTTCGGATATACCAATTCAAAAAAATAAAACTTGATGGAATTGGTTTTTGCGTGTATCATTTCCATCTGAGCCTTAGAAAGCATGAGCGATCTGTTGATTGGAAGTTTGACCCAAGGGGCACAAGTGATTGATTAGGGTCATTTAATTCTCCGGTAGGAGGGATCTCCGAATCCCGACGCTTCACTTTGTCCTTGCAAATAAACGAATCGTGATTTGCACTTCATCACCCATCATAAGCGAGAACCAAATTCAGACCTAAAATGAGCCCTCCCCAAGTGATACCTAAAATATCAGGCATCATCCTCGCTGCGGGGTTGTCCACCCGCATGGGTGAATCCAAACAACTCCTTCCTTTTGGCGACAGCACGATTATCGAAACCGTGATCGATAATCTGCTTGGATCCAAACTGAACGAAGTTATTGTTGTCGTTGGACACGAGGCTGAGAAGGTTCAAGCGCACATCCAGCACAAACCGGTCAAAATCGCATTCAACCCCGATTATCAGGAGGGCATGCTGACCTCCGCACAGTGTGGTGTACGCTCAATTTCAGCGTCCGCCGATGCGTTTGCGATGACACTGGTAGATTTGCCACTCATTACGCCAGATCTGGTTAATCTAGTTATTGATACATACGTCCAAGCAGAGAGTGGGATTGCGGTGCCAAGTTATAACTATCGGCGCGGGCATCCGGTAATTTTTCACCGACGCTACGCTGCTGACCTCCTCGCACTGGATGAGGATAGCGGCGGTGTTCGGTCGCTTTTCAAAAAATATAAAGATGACATCCACTATGTGACTGTCGATACTGACCGAGTATTGACGGATATCGACTATCGGACAGATTACGAGGAAGCGTTACGAAAATCCTCGTCTGCGTGACAATGGAATAGCCGATTAAAATCTATAGTGAATTCTAAAAATAAATAGACACTTTCGCCCCCGGTAGGTGCGGTTTTCACCCGCACCGGTTTGGAGTGTCTCATTAATTCTAAGGTCCACTATAATTGTAAAAGGATAATCAATGATTGAATCAATTGAAGAGGTACAAGAAACATTTGTGGAACAGAATTACATCGCTGATCGAGCGTTGGCAACGACAATCTACTTAGCGCATCACCTGAACAAACCAATTTTCCTTGAAGGCGAGCCCGGCGTGGGCAAAACAGAGGTCGCAAAGGTTTTGGCAAGTGCAACCGGTGGGAATCTAATCCGTTTGCAATGTTACGAAGGACTGGATGTAAACAGTGCGTTGTACGAATGGAACTACACGAAACAGATCCTCCAACTGCGCATCGACGAAGTACGAGGCATGGACAAAGAGCAGATTGGTGATGACATCTTCAGCGAGGATTTTCTGCTAAAACGTCCGCTCCTCGAAGCCATTCAGACTGATGGCGCGGCACCGCCTGTGCTTCTTATTGATGAAGTAGACCGAAGTGATAGCGAATTTGAAGCGTTCCTCCTCGAAATCCTGTCAGACTTTCAGATTACCATTCCGGAGATTGGGACCATTCGTGCCAGACATATTCCTTATGTGGTGCTGACTTCAAATCGTACGCGGGAGATTCACGAAGCCCTGAAACGTCGATGCCTCTATCAGTGGATAGATTACCCGTCCGTCCAGAAGGAATTCGCAATCGTTAAAGCCAAGCTGCCGCATATCGACGATATGCTTGCACAGCAACTTTGCAACCTGATGCGGGTATTTAGGGAAGGGGATTACTACAAAAAGCCGGGAGTCGCAGAGACATTAGATTGGGGACTTGCCCTCATCGCGTTGGGTAAGGACGGATTGGATCCGGCCATCGTTGATGAAACGCTCGGTTGCATTTTCAAATATCAGGATGATATTCAGCGGGCACGAGAAGTGGGCTTGGATAAGATGGTAGATGGTGCCAGAAGTGCTTCTGAGGCGAATGATGTCGAAAAAGCGGATTGGCGGTATATGCGTGGATAGTGTTAAGCACGACAACTAGCAGTGTAAGAGGAGTTGAGAGCATGGTCCAAATTCTACTGGGCCCCGACACCGAAAAGAAACTCAATGCGCTTAAAGA comes from Candidatus Poribacteria bacterium and encodes:
- a CDS encoding Zn-dependent alcohol dehydrogenase — encoded protein: MKMKAAVLHSTPGKLSVEEIDIADPGPNEVRVKIAASGLCHTDWETMHGYQPVNLPAVIGHEGAGVVESVGPGVTRVKVGDHVACSWSPNCGHCFYCDHGQPILCEVAKDANGQGLLFDGTTRMSLNGKPVHYYSLVSSHAEYNVIPEQAAVRLREDFPLDRAALLGCAVMTGYGGAVHAGRIKPETSVVVIGCGAVGLSAVQGARISGASIIVGVDINPLKLQWAEKFGATHVVNSAETDPVEFVHDLTQGRGADTAIEAAGQNISIRQTLEASRPGARVVILGKTPYGEEVSFPFHIMMGEREIVRTSYGMSRPRVDFPRLANLYMEGRLLLDEMISMRLSLEEINDGFDALEQGGVARSLVVCDP
- a CDS encoding nucleotidyltransferase family protein, producing MIPKISGIILAAGLSTRMGESKQLLPFGDSTIIETVIDNLLGSKLNEVIVVVGHEAEKVQAHIQHKPVKIAFNPDYQEGMLTSAQCGVRSISASADAFAMTLVDLPLITPDLVNLVIDTYVQAESGIAVPSYNYRRGHPVIFHRRYAADLLALDEDSGGVRSLFKKYKDDIHYVTVDTDRVLTDIDYRTDYEEALRKSSSA
- a CDS encoding MoxR family ATPase, producing the protein MIESIEEVQETFVEQNYIADRALATTIYLAHHLNKPIFLEGEPGVGKTEVAKVLASATGGNLIRLQCYEGLDVNSALYEWNYTKQILQLRIDEVRGMDKEQIGDDIFSEDFLLKRPLLEAIQTDGAAPPVLLIDEVDRSDSEFEAFLLEILSDFQITIPEIGTIRARHIPYVVLTSNRTREIHEALKRRCLYQWIDYPSVQKEFAIVKAKLPHIDDMLAQQLCNLMRVFREGDYYKKPGVAETLDWGLALIALGKDGLDPAIVDETLGCIFKYQDDIQRAREVGLDKMVDGARSASEANDVEKADWRYMRG